Below is a genomic region from Streptomyces roseoviridis.
ATGTGCAGCTCCTGCGCGATCTGCCGGTTGCGGTGACCGAGGGCCAGGTGGGTGAGGACCTCCAGCTCGCGCTCGCCGAGCTCGCTCAGCGGGTCCATGGCCGAGGCCGGCGGTTCGGGCGTGGACAGGGGGACGGTCGCGGTGATGGTGGTGCCCCAGCCGGGCACCGCGTCCAGGTCGAGGCGCCCGCCGAGCACCTCCAGGCGGTCGGTGACGCTGCCCGCGCCCAACGGGCAGCTGTCGAGGAGGCCGGGGCCGTCGTCCCTTACCGTCGCGCGCAGTTCGTTCTCGGTCAGCGACCAGCCCACGCGCACCCGGGACACCCCCTCCTGCTCCAGGACCACCAGGAGCAGCGCGCGGACGATCGCGCGGGCGCCGTGGGCCACGTCGGCCGGGAGGGTGCGGGTGGCCTCCGGGCCGTCCGGCGGGCCGAGTTCGAGGTGTACGGGGCTGTGCCGCAGCATGGGGCGCAGCGCGTCCGCGAGCCGGGCGAACGCCTCGAAGAGGGGTTCCTCGGCGACCGAGCGGTCCCGCTCGGACTCGGCCCGCAGGTCGATCAGCGCCGACACGGCCAGGTCGGTGGCGGTCGCACGGGCCGAGGAGTCGTCCAGGGCGCGGCTGCGGAGCACCCCGAGCAGACCGGAGAGCGCGGCGGCGTGCGCGGTGGTCAGCTCGGCGGTGACCCTTGCCCGGGTGTCCGCGGCCGCCCGCGCACGGGCCAGCGCACCGGGCACCGCCTCGCTCGCGAACCGGTCGAAGTGGCTGGTCACCAGATCCCACAGTGCCTGGGCGACGGCGAGTTCGGCCGCTGCGGCCGGCGCGGCACCGTCCTCCCGTACGAGGACCAGGACCGAGCCGCGGGGCGTGGCGTCGCTCCGTACCGCGATCACCGCGCGCTCGGTCCCGCCCACGGTGGCGCGCCCCTGCCACGGCCGGCCGGGGATTCCGGCGGCGAGCAGCGGGGTGAGTTCGGCGGCCGTGAACGGCAGGCCGGGGTCGCCGGTCCGCTTGAAGGGGGAGTGGGCGCAGTGCGTCGACAGCTCCGCGGCGGCCAGGTGCGGGATCAGCGGGGCAAGGGTTTGGGAGAGCCGGGGCAGGATCTCGCCCAGCGGCTGCCGGATGATGTCGTGGACCGCTAACAGAGCCTGCACGGTGGCGTGTTCGGCGCTGAGCTCGCGGGCGGGTGCGGTGGGTGCGGCGGGCGCGGCGGGAGGTTCGGAGGCGGTCCCGGGGGAGAGCTCGGGGACGGGTTCAGGGACGAGTTCGGGGACGAATTCGGCGGTGGCTTCCATGGGGGACAGGCTACGGCTGGCCTTTCGGTCAGGTGGGACTGTCCGTTCGGATGGCCGGGCGGGGGCCGTTCTCGGCGGAAGCTTGATCCGTCAACAGAACGGGGCGGCCCCCGGGCAACGAGGGGCCGGTGCCCACGGATCACGAGGGGGAACCATGGAAGCGATCGTGTACGAGGAGTTCGGCGGCCCCGAGGTGCTGCGCCACACGTCGGGTGTGACCGTCCCCGAGCCCGGACCGGGCGAGGTGCGGGTGAAGGTGGCGGCCGTCGGCGTCAACCCCGTGGACTGGAAGCGGCGTTACGGCTGGGTGGAGGAGTTCTATCCGACGACCTTCCCGGCCGTGCCCGGCCTGGAGTTCGCGGGGACGGTCGAGGCGCTCGGCGAGGGCGTGACCGAACTGGCCGTGGGTGACGAGGTGTTCGGCTGGACGAAGACCGGCGCCTATGCCGAGTACGCCATCGCCGACACCGTCGCCCGCAAGCCCGCCGGCCTCTCCTGGGAGCTCGCCGCGAGCATCCCGGTCGCCGGCGAGACCGCCCGCCGCGTCCTGGAGCTCCTCGGTGTCACCCGCGGCGAGACGCTGCTCCTGCACGGCGCGGCCGGTGCGGTCGGCGCCGTCGCCGCCCAGCTCGCCGTCGCCGCGGGCGTGACGGTGGTCGGCACGGCCTCCGAGCGCAACCACGGCTTCCTGCGCGAGCTGGGCGTGATCCCCGTGGTGTACGGCGAGGGCCTCGCCGACCGGGTCCGCGCGGCCGCCCCGCAGGGCGTCGACGCGGTCTTCGACGCGGCCGGCCGCGACACGCTGCCCGTCTCGATCGAGCTGCTCGGCGGCGAGACCTCCCGGATCGTCACGATCGCCGCACCCGACGCGGCCGACCACGGCATCGTCTTCTCCGGCGTCACCGTCGAAGGGGAGACCGCTCGCGCCTGGCTCACCGAGCTGGCCGAACTGACCGCCGCGGGCGGTCTCCGGGTGGACGTGGCCGAGACCTTCTCCCTGAAGGAGGCCGCCCGCGCGCAGGAGCTGAGCGAGTGGGGGCACGTGCGGGGCAAGCTGGTGCTGCTGCCGTAGGGCTCGGGCGGGTGACCGGGGATGACCGGGGATGGCCGGGGGAGGTGGGGGCCGGTTGAGGGCGGGGGCCGGTGGGAGGTGCGGGGGAGGCCGGGACCGCTGGGGGGCGGGGGTCCGGTGGGAGGTGCGGGGGTCGTCGGTCCCGTCGGTGCCGTCGGTCCCGTCGGAGCCGTCAGGTCCCGGGGCCGTCGGCCCGGGGCTAGCCTCGCGGGGTGACCGAGACGTACGGCGACCGAGACCGAGACCGTGACCTGGAGCAGGACCTGGGCCAGGACGGCGACCAGGGCGGCGACCAGGACGGGGACCAGGGCCGTGACCGTGGCGACGACGGCGGGGCCGCCCCCGACCCCATCAAGATCTGGTTCCGCTTCGTCCCCCGTGAGGGCTGGCTTCCGCAGGACACCGAGGGGCTGTGGGCCGTACGGACGGGCGCGGACACGGCTCGGGTGACGAACGTGCCCTTCCTCCAGGACGGCGTGGCCGAGGGGGACGTCGTGCGGTACCGGACCGACGGCGAGGGCCTGCACTGGGCGACCGCTCGGGCCGCCGCCTCCGGGAACGTCACGGTCCGCGTCCTGCCGGTGGCCTCCGGGCCGCTCGGGCGGAGCGCCCGCGCGGTGCACGAACGGCTCGCTCCCTTCGGTCTCGGCGGCGAGTCGTTCAGCGCGGAGTTCCCGCTGGTGGCCCTCAACGTCCCGGCTGACGCCCCTCTGACGGAGATCAAGGCCCTCCTCGAACGGGGGACGCGGGACGGGTGGTGGCACTGGGAGACCGGCTGCACGACGGAGGCGTGGAACGCGGCCTGAGCGCGGCTCCGGGACCGGCCCGTACGGCCAAGCCGTACGGGCCGTTCTTCAGCGCGTGCCGCCGGCAGCACGGCGCAGCCCGGTGAGCCGTCGCCAGGCCGCCCCCGCGAGGCTGTCGCCCAGGCCCGTCTCCAGGAGGGTGGAGCAGTACGCGCGGGTCTCCGGGGCCGCCGTGCGCAGGGCCTCGGAGAGCGCGGCGAGGGCGGCCCCGGCGCGGGAGCCGCGCGAGTGCGCGAGGGCGGAGAGCGCCGCGCTGGCGAGGTCGGCCCTCGCGGCCGGCGCCGTGGTGACGGGCCGGGTGTCGGTCGGGCCCAGGACAAGGGGGCGCAGGCTCAGTGCCGGCCAGCAGCCGAGACCGGTGGTGAAGGGGCCCGCCGCCCAGGTGGCCGTGGAGCGGTCGGAGCAGACGGCGAGGAGGACGGCGGGGGCGCCGTACCGCTCGCGGAGGCCCGGCAGGCAGGCGGTCCATGCCCTGGCCCGCAGGGGATCCCGGCGCCCTCGCACGTCCAGGGCCAGGACGAACGCCCGGCCCGGCGAGGGCGGCAGGACCCGGAGGACGCTGTCGACACCGGGCGCGGACGGCAGGACCTGCACCACCGCGTCGGGCGGGCGGGGCAGGCCCAGGAGGCGGAAGACGGGGGTTGGGGTGAAGCGGGGGAGCGTGAGCATGGCCGCACGGTAGGGCGGCGAGCGCGGCGCCGGAGATGCCTCTGGCATATGACCACCCGTGTGAGTGACGGGGAGACCGCCCTTCCGTGACCCGGGGCCGGTGACCGGTGACCAGTGACCTGGGGCCGATGACCAGTGACCAGGGACCAGTGACTCGTGACCGGTGACTGGCGATCGGCGACCGGCCGCGCGCCCGGCCGGTCGCGGGGGCGGGCCGGACGAAGGTCCGTACGGGCCGGGGCGGGCTGGGACGGGCTCAGGCCGTACGGGCAGGGCCCGGTACTGGTCGGCCGGGTCGGCGGCCGGGGAGGCGGGACGGGACGGGGACCCGGCTCCGACCCCAGTCCCTGTCCCGTCCCGACTTACCAGGGTGACCCCTCAGCGGGTCAGCCGCCACGCGGGGAGGAGCGAGGCGGCCGCCGCGACCGCCGCGCACACCCCCGCCGCCGCGCCGACCGTCCCCCACGGCACGGTGAGCGCCACCGGCGCGGAGAGCGCCGCGAGGCCCGCGCCCAGACCACCGAGGCAGACGGCCGTGACCCCGAGTCCCAGGACCGTGCCGATGCCGACCGCCAGCAGCGACTCGCCCACGACCACGCGCAGGACCTGTGCCCGGGTGGCGCCCGCCAGGCGCAGTGCGACCAGTTCGGGCCCGCGTACCGAGGTGGCCATGAGCAGGGTGTTGACGAGGGCGATCACCGTGTAGACCAGGGCGATCCCGAGGACCAGGAGCAGTCCCAGGCGGGTCTGGGGGGTCATGGCCGGGTGGGTGGCGGCGGCCCAGTCGTCGACGGTGCGGGTGACGCCGCCCGCCGGACCCGGACCCGGGGCCGATGTCGATGTCGAGGCCGAGGTCGAGTCTGGGGCCGGGGCTGAGCCCGGGGCCGGGGTCTGCTCGGTGGTCGGGGGCGCTGTCGAGGTGACGGCCACGGCCGCTCCGGCACCGGTCCGGTGAGCGCCCGGGCCCCCGGCCGGGCCCGCGCCGCCCGCGCCGCCCGCGCCGCCCGCGGCGCTCGTGCCCGGCCGGTCCGCGCCGGTGCCGCCCTTGTGGGCGTGGCCCGTACCGGACCCCTCCCCGGGCGGCCCCGTCCCGTCGATCCGGTCCGCCGTCGCGTCCGGGGCGTTCGCCCAGGTCACGTACGGGCCGTTGTCGCCGGTGCCCCGGGCGAGCACCGCCGCGACGCGCAGGCGCACCGGGCCGCTGCCGTCCGCCAGCCACACCTCGACGCCCTCGCCGACGGTCCGGCGCTCGAACTCCTCGTTCACGACGATCGAACCGTCGTCCAGGTTCCGGAGGTCGCCCGCGACGACCGGCAGGCGCGCGGAGGAGGCCCAGGCCGCCGGGTCGGCCACGGCCCGCGCCCCGTACTTGACCAGGGCCTCCGCCCCGTCCCGTACGAAGACGGAGGTCGCACCGGTGGCCGTGCCCGTGCGGGGCAGGTCACGGCCGGTGGTCACGTACGCCGCCGTCGTCTGCCCCCGTGCCTCGGCCGCCTTGGCGGCGGTCACGGTCGCCGCCGAGCCGAGCAGGGTGCCGGCGAGGGCGACGGTGACCAGGACCGGGGCGGCGACGGCGGCGGTACGGCGTACGGCGGCCGCGCTGTTCTCCCGGACGAGGGTGCCGACGGCCCCCGGCAGCCGCAGCGCACGGGCGGCGGGCCGGACGAGGAGCGGGGCGAGCAGGGCGACGCCGGAGATCAGGAGCATCGGCTGGGTCGTGTACGTCTTGCGCTTCAGGAGCGTGGACGGGTCCGTCGCCCCCGTCCACGCCAGCAGGCCGATCCCGGCCAGCAGCAGGGCCGCGCCGCACAGGGCCCGGCCGCGCGGCAGGACGTCGGTGTCGACGTCCGCCTCGCGCAGCGCCGCCGTGGGCCCGACCCGTCCGGCCCGGCGGGAGGCGGCGACGGCGCCCGCGAGGGCGACGGTCACTCCGGTGCCGAAGGCGATCCAGTGGGCGGCGTGGAAGGGCTGACCGGGGGCGCCGCCGGTCCCGATCGTGAACCAGGACGGGGCCACCCCGCCGTCCACCAGCGCCCGGGCGAGCAGCGGCGCCCCCCATGCGCCGAGCAGGCAGCCGACGGCCGAGGCGAGGACGCCGAGGCCCGCCGCCTCGGCGAGCAGCATCCGCCGGACCTGACCGGGTGTGGCACCGGCGGTGCGCAGCAGACCGTACTCGCGGCGGCGCAGCGCCACGGCGAAGGCGAAGGTCGAGGCGACGACGAACACGGAGACGAAGGCGGCCACGCCGCCCGCGGTGCCGAGCAGGGCGTTGAGCGCGACGAGGGCGCGGGCGTCCCGGGCGGCCTCGGGGTCGACCGCCCGCCGCTCCGCACCGGTGAGGACCCGGGCCCGGTCACCGACGAGGGCGCGGACCTCGGCCGCCGGGGCGTCGACCCCGACGGCGTCGGGCCCGGGGACGCCTGCCGCGCCTGCCGCGCCGGAGCGGGAGCCGTTGTCCGAGGGGTGGCCGGAGCCGTCGTCCGAGGGGTGGCTGGAGCCGTCGTGCGAGGGGTGGCCGGAGCGGGAGCCGGGGTCGGCGGTGGTGACGCTCCAGCGGGCGCGGAGTTCGCGCAGGAGTTCGTCGTCCACAGGCTGTGGACGGTCCAGCGGTGCGGTCGCGACCGCCTTGCCGGGCCCTCGCCGTACCTCGACGGCGAGCCGGTCATGACCCTGCACGACGACGGGCGCCGACGCGAATCGCACCGGAGCGCGCTCGGGCGCGTTCAGGGTCGCGGACAGCCCGAGCCCCATGACGGCGACCAGCCCGACGCCGAGTGCGAGCGCGGTGAACCCACCGACGAGGGACGCCCAGCGGGCCCGCATCCCGGCGAGTACGACGGTCAGCACGGGCCACCCGCCTTCGCCGTCGTGTCGGTCGCGGCGCTCATGGCCGTCGTGGTGGTCATGACGGGGAGGCCGGTCATGGCGGACACGGCCGTCGCGCCGACGGCCGCGGCCGGCCCCTTCGGTGCCTCAAGGCCCGCCATCCGTGCCGCCACCGCCTGTGGCGTCGGTGCGTGCAGCTCGCCGGCCAGGCGGCCGTCGACGAGGAAGACCACCCGGTCGGCGCGGGCGGCCGCCATCGGGTCGTGGGTGACCATGACGACGGTTTGGCCGTCCCGGTCGACGAGTTCGCGGAGCATGGACAGGACCTCGCGGCCCGTCGTGGAGTCGAGGGCGCCGGTCGGCTCGTCGCCGAAGAGGACCGCGGGCCGGGTGATCAGGGCGCGGGCGAGGGCGACGCGCTGCTGCTGGCCGCCGGAGAGTTCGCCGGGGCGGTGGCGCTCGCGGCCCGCGAGGCCGACCCGGGCCAGCACCTCGCGCACTTCGGTGCGGGAGGGGCGGCGGCCGGCGAGGCGGAGCGGGAGGGCCACGTTCTGGGCGGCCGTGAGGGAGGGCAGCAGGTTGAAGGACTGGAAGACGAAACCGATCCGGTCCCTTCGCAGCAGCGTCAGCCGCCGCTCGCTCAGACCCGCGAGCGGGACGCCGTCGATCTCCACGCTGCCCGCCGTCGGCCGGTCGAGACCGGCAGCGCACTGGAGGAGCGTGGACTTGCCCGAGCCGGAGGGGCCCATGACGGCGGTGAACGTCCCGGCGGGGAAGTCCAGGTCGACGCCGTCGAGGGCGCGGACGTCCCGGTGGTGGCGGCGCAGGCCGCGGAGCCGTACGGCGGGAGCGGAGCCGGTGCGGCGGGGCCGGGCGCCGGCGCCCGTACCGGTCTCGCGGCGGGGCCGGGCACCCGCACCGGTCGGGTGGCCCGGATCCGTACCGGCCGTGGTGTTCGTCGAGGTCATGCCTCAAGCGAACCGTTTCCGCCCGCCCCGATCACGACCGCCAGCGGGCGTCCCCGGGGTAGGGCCAGGCATACCTCCCGCGCACGTGTCGTCCCCGGGTCCCTCAGCCGCGCCGGCCCCGGCCTTCCGTCCCGGCCCCAGCCTTCCGTCCCGGCCTTCCGTCCCGGCCCTTCGCTCCCCTCCCGCTTCCCTACCGCTCAGGCCGGCCCTTCCCCTTCCCCTTTCCCGCTCGGGTTTCCCGCTCGGGCCGGTCCGCGGCCGCCCGCTCAGGCGGCCGCGGCTCCCTCGCGTACGGCCGCCACGAACACCTCCAGGGCGTCCAGCGGCTCGCGTCCGCCGAGCAGTTCGCGCAGGTCGCTCTTGACGCCGGAGCCGTCCAGGAAGCCGTGGGCGATCGCCGAGTACGTGCTCGCCAGCATCGGCACCTGGAAGGCCTGCGCGCCGGAGGCGGCGATGGCGGTACGGGCCTCCGCCAGCGTCACCGGCGCGTACGTGGCCCCCAGCGCCTCCGCCAGCTCGGCGCCGCCCAGCGGCCGGTCGCCGACGAGCTCGTAGACGCGACCCGCGTGCGGGGCCGGATCGGTGGCGACGGAGACCGCGACGTCGGCCAGGTCGGCCCGGGCGACGGCCGCGAGCCCGCCGTCGCCGAGCGGTCCGGTGATGCGGTTGTCGGCGTCGGGGGTGGCGATCCAGGTCAGGAACTCGGCGTAGAGGCCGTTGCGCAGGATGGTCCAGTTCAGCGAGGACCGCTGGAGCCGCCGCTCGGTCCAGCGGTGGGCGAGCGCGTACGTGAGGTGGTCGCCGTCGCCGGAGAGGCTGGTGTACACGACGTGGCCGACCCCGGCCCGCTCGGCGGCGGAGACGGCGGCCTCGTGGCGGGCGACGACGACGTCGTCCTCCCCGTAACCGGCGGATATCAGCAGCAGTGTGTCGATCCCGGCGAAGGCGTCCGGGAGGGTCGACGGGTCGTCGAAGTCGACGAGCCGGGTGCCGGGACGACCGGCGCGGGTGCCGAGGACGACGTCGTCGCGGCCGGCGACCCGTTCCGCGACGAGCGAGCCGAGGGCGCCGGAGACGCCGGTGACGAGCAGCATGGTTCCCCCTGAGGGCCGAGAATGGCGGTGCAGGCGAGGTGCCTGGGACCATCGTTGCGCCGTGCGCGCGATCTTGGAAGGAGGCACATTGATGTCGGAGGGGCACACGGATGTCACCACCCCCGCACCCGGCGAGCCGGTCGTCAGCTGCGCCGAGGAGTGCGGGGTACGGGACGTCCAGGACCGGCTCGGTGACAAGTGGACCGTCCACGTGGTCGTCGAACTGGCGGCGGGGCCCCGGCGGTTCAAGGAGCTCCAGCGACTGGTCGACGGCGTCTCGCAGCGCATGCTGACCTTCACGCTGCGCCGCCTGGAGCGGGACGGGCTGGTGTCGCGGCAGGTGTTCCCGACGACGCCGCCGCAGGTCGCGTACTCCCTCACCGAGACCGGGCACAGCATGACGCACCTGATCAAGCAGTTGATCGACTGGTCCCTCGACCACCGGTCGGCGATCGCCCGCTCGCGCGAGGAGTGGGACGCGAGGCACTCGGCATGAGCGGCGCGGACACCGTCGAGGAGGCGCTGAAGGCGCTGTACGGAGGCGGCAGCGGGGGCACGGGCACGGGCACGGGTACGGGCCGGAAGCGGGGCCGGAGTGACGACCACGCCCTCGACGGCGCGGCATCCCTCCTCGCCGCCGATCCCTCGGCCGACGCCGAACTGAACCGGCGCGGCGAGGAGTTCGTCCGCACCCTGTGGACCCGCGGCTGGCAGCCGGCCGACCTCGTGCGCATGGCCCGCCGCGAACTGGCCGACGAGCACGTGCGGTTGCTCGCCGGGATCGTCAGGTCGCAGACCGCGCGGTACGAACGGCTCCCGCACCGCTGGCAGGCGCAGCTGGACGCGCTCGACGAGCTGACCGCCTGGACGGCCCCCGACCGCTTCTCGTACGCGACCGCCGTCCTGGAGCTCTACCGGCTCCTCGTCCGGCTGCCGCGCCTCGACGCCGTCGGGCCGGTCCCGGGCGAGGCCCTGCCGCCCGCCGTCGCGGGCGAGCCGAAGACGCTCACCAGGATCCGGGCGCTGCTCGCCAAGGCGGAGGCGACGACGTACGCGGAGGAGGCCGAGGCCCTGACCGCCAAGGCCCAGGAGCTGATGGCCCGGCACAGCCTCGACGAGGCGACCCTGGCCGCGGGCGCGCCCTCGCCGGAGACTCCGGGGGCGATCCGGATCGGGGTGGACCCGCCGTACGAGCAGGCCAAGGCGATCCTCCTGGACGCGGTGGCGACGGCGAACCACTGCCGGGCCGTGTGGAACGAGGGCTTCGGCTTCTCGACCGTCGTCGGCTTCGAGGCCGACCTGGAGCCGGTGGAACTCCTCTACACCTCGCTGCTCGTCCAGGGCACGGCCGCGATGACCCGGGCGGAAGCGGAGCAGCGGGCGGGCGGACGCAAGCGGACCAAGTCCTTCCGGCAGTCCTTCCTGCTGGCCTACGCGAACCGGCTCGGCGCCCGGCTCGCGGCGACCTCCCGGCGGGTGGCGGCGGAGGCGCCCACGCTGCTTCCGGCGCTGGCCTCCCGCGAGGTGGCGGTCACCGCCCGCACGGACGAACTCTTCCCGGAGACGCGCGCGAGCCGGGTGCGCGCGGCGTGGGACGAGGCGGGGTGGACCCACGGCACCACGGCCGCCGACCGCGCCGGCCTCCACCCGAGGCCCCACCTCCCGGGCCGGCCGTAAGGCGACGCGGACCCCGCCGGGCGTGGCCCGCCCGCGCGGGCGCCCATCCGCCCTGCGGGTGTGTGGCGGCGCCCCGGCGAGACCGAGCGACGATCATCGCTCGCCCCGCTCGCCCCGCTCGACCCGCTCGACCCGCTCGACCCGCTGGGCCCGCTGGGTCCGCTCGGTCCGCTCGGTCCGCTGGGCCCGCTCGCCCGCTCGCCCGCTCGCCCGCTCGGCCGGCTCAGTCCGCTGGGCCCGCTCGGGCCCCTCGCCCGCTCGCCCGTACCGCCGTCAGGATGCCCGAGATCGCCCCGCCTCGCCCCGAACACCCTCTTTTGCTCCAGCCCCCCGCTACGCTCGCCCCATGAGCTGGCTCCGTGCCCTGAAGGAGACCGCGCGGTCGGGGTTCGCGGTCGAGCGGCGGCGGTTGGAGCCGGTGGTCGCGGGCCGGGGGGCGGTGGGGCTGGCGATCGTGGTCGGAGGGGCGCTCGCGCTGTTCGGGCCCGCGGTCG
It encodes:
- a CDS encoding LuxR C-terminal-related transcriptional regulator, with amino-acid sequence MEATAEFVPELVPEPVPELSPGTASEPPAAPAAPTAPARELSAEHATVQALLAVHDIIRQPLGEILPRLSQTLAPLIPHLAAAELSTHCAHSPFKRTGDPGLPFTAAELTPLLAAGIPGRPWQGRATVGGTERAVIAVRSDATPRGSVLVLVREDGAAPAAAAELAVAQALWDLVTSHFDRFASEAVPGALARARAAADTRARVTAELTTAHAAALSGLLGVLRSRALDDSSARATATDLAVSALIDLRAESERDRSVAEEPLFEAFARLADALRPMLRHSPVHLELGPPDGPEATRTLPADVAHGARAIVRALLLVVLEQEGVSRVRVGWSLTENELRATVRDDGPGLLDSCPLGAGSVTDRLEVLGGRLDLDAVPGWGTTITATVPLSTPEPPASAMDPLSELGERELEVLTHLALGHRNRQIAQELHISESTVKFHVANILHKLGVGSRGEAAALFHRAA
- a CDS encoding NADP-dependent oxidoreductase; protein product: MEAIVYEEFGGPEVLRHTSGVTVPEPGPGEVRVKVAAVGVNPVDWKRRYGWVEEFYPTTFPAVPGLEFAGTVEALGEGVTELAVGDEVFGWTKTGAYAEYAIADTVARKPAGLSWELAASIPVAGETARRVLELLGVTRGETLLLHGAAGAVGAVAAQLAVAAGVTVVGTASERNHGFLRELGVIPVVYGEGLADRVRAAAPQGVDAVFDAAGRDTLPVSIELLGGETSRIVTIAAPDAADHGIVFSGVTVEGETARAWLTELAELTAAGGLRVDVAETFSLKEAARAQELSEWGHVRGKLVLLP
- a CDS encoding DUF4265 domain-containing protein; its protein translation is MKIWFRFVPREGWLPQDTEGLWAVRTGADTARVTNVPFLQDGVAEGDVVRYRTDGEGLHWATARAAASGNVTVRVLPVASGPLGRSARAVHERLAPFGLGGESFSAEFPLVALNVPADAPLTEIKALLERGTRDGWWHWETGCTTEAWNAA
- a CDS encoding FtsX-like permease family protein; protein product: MLTVVLAGMRARWASLVGGFTALALGVGLVAVMGLGLSATLNAPERAPVRFASAPVVVQGHDRLAVEVRRGPGKAVATAPLDRPQPVDDELLRELRARWSVTTADPGSRSGHPSHDGSSHPSDDGSGHPSDNGSRSGAAGAAGVPGPDAVGVDAPAAEVRALVGDRARVLTGAERRAVDPEAARDARALVALNALLGTAGGVAAFVSVFVVASTFAFAVALRRREYGLLRTAGATPGQVRRMLLAEAAGLGVLASAVGCLLGAWGAPLLARALVDGGVAPSWFTIGTGGAPGQPFHAAHWIAFGTGVTVALAGAVAASRRAGRVGPTAALREADVDTDVLPRGRALCGAALLLAGIGLLAWTGATDPSTLLKRKTYTTQPMLLISGVALLAPLLVRPAARALRLPGAVGTLVRENSAAAVRRTAAVAAPVLVTVALAGTLLGSAATVTAAKAAEARGQTTAAYVTTGRDLPRTGTATGATSVFVRDGAEALVKYGARAVADPAAWASSARLPVVAGDLRNLDDGSIVVNEEFERRTVGEGVEVWLADGSGPVRLRVAAVLARGTGDNGPYVTWANAPDATADRIDGTGPPGEGSGTGHAHKGGTGADRPGTSAAGGAGGAGGAGPAGGPGAHRTGAGAAVAVTSTAPPTTEQTPAPGSAPAPDSTSASTSTSAPGPGPAGGVTRTVDDWAAATHPAMTPQTRLGLLLVLGIALVYTVIALVNTLLMATSVRGPELVALRLAGATRAQVLRVVVGESLLAVGIGTVLGLGVTAVCLGGLGAGLAALSAPVALTVPWGTVGAAAGVCAAVAAAASLLPAWRLTR
- a CDS encoding ABC transporter ATP-binding protein, giving the protein MGPSGSGKSTLLQCAAGLDRPTAGSVEIDGVPLAGLSERRLTLLRRDRIGFVFQSFNLLPSLTAAQNVALPLRLAGRRPSRTEVREVLARVGLAGRERHRPGELSGGQQQRVALARALITRPAVLFGDEPTGALDSTTGREVLSMLRELVDRDGQTVVMVTHDPMAAARADRVVFLVDGRLAGELHAPTPQAVAARMAGLEAPKGPAAAVGATAVSAMTGLPVMTTTTAMSAATDTTAKAGGPC
- a CDS encoding NAD(P)H-binding protein: MLLVTGVSGALGSLVAERVAGRDDVVLGTRAGRPGTRLVDFDDPSTLPDAFAGIDTLLLISAGYGEDDVVVARHEAAVSAAERAGVGHVVYTSLSGDGDHLTYALAHRWTERRLQRSSLNWTILRNGLYAEFLTWIATPDADNRITGPLGDGGLAAVARADLADVAVSVATDPAPHAGRVYELVGDRPLGGAELAEALGATYAPVTLAEARTAIAASGAQAFQVPMLASTYSAIAHGFLDGSGVKSDLRELLGGREPLDALEVFVAAVREGAAAA
- a CDS encoding helix-turn-helix domain-containing protein, whose product is MSEGHTDVTTPAPGEPVVSCAEECGVRDVQDRLGDKWTVHVVVELAAGPRRFKELQRLVDGVSQRMLTFTLRRLERDGLVSRQVFPTTPPQVAYSLTETGHSMTHLIKQLIDWSLDHRSAIARSREEWDARHSA
- a CDS encoding DUF2786 domain-containing protein, yielding MSGADTVEEALKALYGGGSGGTGTGTGTGRKRGRSDDHALDGAASLLAADPSADAELNRRGEEFVRTLWTRGWQPADLVRMARRELADEHVRLLAGIVRSQTARYERLPHRWQAQLDALDELTAWTAPDRFSYATAVLELYRLLVRLPRLDAVGPVPGEALPPAVAGEPKTLTRIRALLAKAEATTYAEEAEALTAKAQELMARHSLDEATLAAGAPSPETPGAIRIGVDPPYEQAKAILLDAVATANHCRAVWNEGFGFSTVVGFEADLEPVELLYTSLLVQGTAAMTRAEAEQRAGGRKRTKSFRQSFLLAYANRLGARLAATSRRVAAEAPTLLPALASREVAVTARTDELFPETRASRVRAAWDEAGWTHGTTAADRAGLHPRPHLPGRP